The Vitis riparia cultivar Riparia Gloire de Montpellier isolate 1030 chromosome 10, EGFV_Vit.rip_1.0, whole genome shotgun sequence genome includes a region encoding these proteins:
- the LOC117923736 gene encoding protein BZR1 homolog 3-like, with amino-acid sequence MKDATAAVAMTSSGRGGGGGGGSGGGEKVRSLSDKEKTKMRERQRRSITTNIFHGLRKHGGYPLSPRADINEVLRHLASEAGWIVDPDGTTYRHSPTPSSGFASCPVCGAGKRSTASTPTSSVVLGGECSTTTSPRRFQVGDSVLSPYLAGCGGSGVGDVVTSERDIPLALYMYGGLQHSGTTGEPSTAAVTYQQQRQLYLQEARAPMTSPPRPA; translated from the exons aTGAAAGATGCTACAGCAGCTGTAGCGATGACTAGTAgtggaagaggaggaggaggaggaggtggtAGTGGTGGTGGAGAGAAGGTGCGAAGCTTGAGTGATAAGGAGAAAACCAAGATGAGAGAGAGGCAGAGGAGGTCCATCACCACCAACATCTTCCACGGCCTCCGTAAGCATGGCGGCTACCCTCTCTCCCCTCGCGCTGACATTAATGAAGTCCTCCGCCACCTCGCCAGCGAGGCCGGCTGGATCGTCGACCCCGACGGCACCACCTACCGCCACTCCCCCACTCCCTCTTCC GGTTTCGCTTCTTGCCCCGTCTGCGGCGCCGGCAAGAGAAGTACCGCCTCCACGCCCACCAGCAGCGTCGTCCTCGGCGGCGAGTGCTCCACCACGACATCCCCTCGCCGCTTCCAAGTCGGAGACTCAGTGCTTTCCCCGTACTTGGCTGGCTGTGGTGGGTCCGGCGTTGGTGATGTTGTGACGTCTGAGCGTGACATTCCTCTGGCACTCTACATGTACGGTGGACTTCAGCATTCCGGAACGACAGGAGAACCGTCGACGGCAGCGGTTACATATCAGCAGCAGCGGCAACTGTACCTGCAAGAGGCGAGAGCACCGATGACCTCTCCTCCCCGTCCGGCTTGA